The Toxorhynchites rutilus septentrionalis strain SRP chromosome 1, ASM2978413v1, whole genome shotgun sequence genome contains the following window.
atgtcaaattgatttgaattttcctCCAGGCTATACTTAAAACCAACAAATGGCGTGAAGAGTACGGTGTCGAGAATTTGGTCAACAGCCCAGCAATTCAAGCGAACGCTACTAAGGCGCGAGTATTACTACACAGAGACTGCGTTGGGCGACCGGTCATCTATATTCCCGCGAAAAACCACTCATCTGAGCGAGACATCGACGAGTTAACTAAATTCATCGTTCACTGCCTGGAAGAGGCATGCAAACGATGCTTCGAAGAAGTAACCGACAATTTGTGCATCGTATTCGACATGGCTGATTTCAGTACTTCTTGCATGGATTATCAGCTGATCAAGAATTTGATTTGGTTACTGAGTAAACACTATCCAGAGCGGTTGGGGGTGTGTTTGATTCTCAATGCACCAATTGTGTTCTCCACAATTTGGCCAGTGATCAAAGCTTGGCTGGATGAGAAAACATCCAGTAAAGTTTGCTTCGTTTCCGGCGAACAAGAATTGTGCAAGTATCTCATCCCGGATATTCTGCCCACGGATATGTGAACGCCATCCGAGTGATTCTTCAGAGACCGTAGCTTCGATACTACCGTACCCACCATCACTTTTAGAGCTACTAGTGAGATATATTTTTGAGAGAATAAAACCTTGCGTAAGTTACTAGgagatttcaaattcaattggctCAAAGTCATTGATATAGAAGCATTCCCAACCGTTCTTAACAATATCCTTTTGCTGAACATTTCCAGACAAATTCAGGATAAATGTCCGTACTATTTTATTTGGTGTTATATCTTAACCGAGAGCGGAATTGCTTGTAAATGTGTAGTGATCATAGCCGATATGTACAAACGTGAATTGTCAAAGGTGCATATTGTTGAGAATAAATGTATTACTGTCGAACAGAAGAcggagattttttttataatataaacATACCTTGAGTTCTTGTTTATATACATTTAATTTCCTCTAACAAGGCTTACCAAatgtcgagtggttagcgtcacacctaacatgccggttcgggttcgattccgttCTGGTGCGAGACTTTCCATCAAAAGAAATTTCCTACGACTTGCCctttggtcacgcgtattctagagcttgccactcagaatgcattcaagacgtgttgTTTGGCATACAAAtcccaactaagtactaataaaaaaatgacaCATGTAAGAGGCTGtctacataccacgtggacaacttaagGGTAAGAAGAGGTTTCAAAAATggccacgcttgtccacggtgaggaggAAGGGAGTTTAGATAATGGGGCTGATTCAGATGCGCGAATGAGAAGTGACAGCTCGGAAAAATTGCCTCACTCAATTTCCGAAGGCGACTGTGGTGAGATTTTTAcattgaatgaactctcatgaacacacactcaattctcgtgggcgattgctgtggaaaaacttgtcattttgacttttgaagtcgtatcctcatTCGTTATCGATACTAGAGCAATGGAAGCCAAAAATAGGATTAGGCACATCCAAAG
Protein-coding sequences here:
- the LOC129779496 gene encoding uncharacterized protein LOC129779496, producing the protein MVMEPGAGVNTADLIALKERMKIIASADPKQYHNEFSLRRYLLAFKTVDAAFQAILKTNKWREEYGVENLVNSPAIQANATKARVLLHRDCVGRPVIYIPAKNHSSERDIDELTKFIVHCLEEACKRCFEEVTDNLCIVFDMADFSTSCMDYQLIKNLIWLLSKHYPERLGVCLILNAPIVFSTIWPVIKAWLDEKTSSKVCFVSGEQELCKYLIPDILPTDM